A region of Nostoc sp. 'Peltigera membranacea cyanobiont' N6 DNA encodes the following proteins:
- a CDS encoding deaminase, whose product MLAALAQSRKALPECLPNPPVGCVIVDTQKILAQVYTQVPGKHHAEADALKQIQGKAFNLLKMYVTLEPCSFHGRTPACALAIAEDCCIHEIYVSLVDPDPRNNGQPIKMFSS is encoded by the coding sequence ATGCTGGCTGCTTTAGCTCAAAGCAGAAAAGCTTTGCCGGAATGTTTGCCTAATCCACCAGTAGGCTGTGTAATTGTAGATACTCAAAAGATATTAGCTCAAGTATACACGCAAGTACCAGGAAAACATCATGCTGAGGCTGACGCACTTAAACAGATTCAAGGTAAAGCTTTCAACTTGTTGAAAATGTATGTAACTCTTGAACCCTGTTCTTTTCATGGACGCACACCTGCATGTGCTTTAGCGATCGCAGAGGATTGTTGTATACATGAAATATATGTATCTCTAGTCGATCCAGATCCCCGCAATAATGGTCAACCCATCAAGATGTTTTCTAGCTAA
- a CDS encoding GumC family protein: protein MTMESLPQFEEVNIQKYLEVIQRRWLPLVGIFSIAVTLGCLYAFSLKPSYKAEGSLMIKTNRSSSLTGVSEDIGRLEALNLNDNPLETQVRVIGSNPVIGKTINSLQLKDSKGKLLSIPDLATQLKIEGIKGTDVVQVSYKGNDPGLAAKVVNEVIKSYIDLNIKANQEEARTAKEVLVTEVPKAEDIVTRAESKLRVFKEQNKIVVLEQEATAAVDTISKLGNQLSEAQAQLNNVTGRLEQLSKEAQVNPQQGVIASELSQAPGVQTVLTQLQETESKLAVERTRFSPEHPTIIDLQAKVVALQSLLKQRTGQVAGTAQVTQGSLQVGQLRQSLIADITRAQADRIGLKRQIDTLSQQQTAYIKRANNLPKLEQKQRELERKLQAAQTTYETLLKKRQEIDIAENQKIPNARVISLALVPEKAEGPRKTLFIVGGGAVGLFLGVIVAFSLDLIDRSVKTVKEAKEVLKYTVLGVIPAQGKNGKAHSYIGGIDRPIPKIIGRDIPYFPLGNAYQILQVNLKFLCSDKPLKSIVITSSVAKEGKSDVSANLAVTMAQAGRRVLLVDADMRHPIQHHIWGLNNTVGLSNVIVGQVSLDAVVQEVMPNLEVLTSGVLPPNPVALLDSQRMATLISNFGRDYDLVIFDTPPLSGIADAAVLSTLTDGILLVVRPGVVDLNSANAAKEFLNQSGQKVLGIVINGVNIKNESNNYLPESKKRQIEQDLVSSSLTKFTKER, encoded by the coding sequence ATGACGATGGAATCTTTACCACAGTTTGAAGAAGTAAATATTCAGAAATACTTAGAAGTTATTCAACGGCGTTGGCTACCTCTAGTTGGAATTTTTAGCATAGCTGTTACCCTTGGATGCTTGTATGCGTTTTCACTGAAACCCTCATACAAGGCAGAAGGGAGTTTGATGATTAAAACAAATCGTTCTTCCTCACTCACAGGGGTATCAGAAGATATTGGAAGATTGGAAGCTTTGAACTTAAACGACAATCCCTTGGAAACTCAGGTGAGAGTTATTGGCTCAAATCCAGTGATTGGCAAAACAATTAATTCACTTCAACTCAAAGATAGTAAAGGCAAACTACTGTCGATTCCTGACTTGGCAACACAACTAAAAATAGAAGGAATCAAAGGCACCGATGTTGTACAAGTTTCTTATAAAGGTAACGATCCTGGACTGGCTGCCAAAGTTGTAAATGAAGTTATCAAAAGTTATATTGACCTAAATATCAAGGCTAATCAGGAGGAAGCACGAACAGCTAAAGAGGTTCTTGTAACGGAAGTACCCAAAGCTGAGGACATTGTTACAAGAGCTGAATCAAAACTGCGGGTATTTAAAGAACAGAATAAAATTGTTGTTCTGGAACAAGAAGCAACCGCAGCAGTCGATACGATTTCTAAGTTAGGAAACCAACTTTCTGAAGCTCAAGCTCAACTAAATAATGTCACAGGTCGTTTAGAACAGTTAAGCAAGGAAGCTCAAGTAAATCCACAACAGGGTGTAATTGCATCTGAATTGAGTCAAGCACCTGGAGTTCAAACAGTGCTTACCCAACTCCAAGAAACAGAAAGTAAGCTGGCAGTGGAACGTACCCGTTTTTCACCTGAGCACCCTACAATTATTGACTTACAAGCAAAAGTTGTAGCTCTTCAGAGCTTGTTAAAACAGCGGACAGGACAAGTCGCTGGTACAGCACAGGTAACACAGGGAAGTTTACAGGTTGGACAACTGCGCCAAAGCTTAATTGCAGATATTACTCGTGCTCAGGCAGATCGTATCGGTCTAAAAAGACAAATTGACACACTCTCCCAACAGCAAACTGCTTACATCAAACGAGCAAATAATTTGCCAAAGCTAGAACAGAAGCAACGAGAGTTAGAACGAAAACTACAAGCGGCTCAAACAACTTACGAAACACTATTAAAGAAACGTCAAGAAATTGATATTGCAGAAAACCAAAAGATTCCTAATGCTCGTGTAATTTCCTTAGCTTTAGTTCCCGAAAAAGCAGAAGGGCCTCGCAAAACGCTATTTATTGTTGGTGGAGGAGCAGTTGGTCTTTTCTTAGGTGTCATTGTCGCCTTTAGTTTAGACTTGATAGACCGCTCAGTGAAGACAGTTAAAGAAGCTAAAGAAGTCCTGAAATACACTGTTTTAGGAGTAATTCCAGCACAAGGCAAAAATGGTAAAGCTCATTCTTATATAGGAGGAATTGATAGACCTATCCCCAAAATCATTGGTAGAGATATTCCTTATTTCCCTCTTGGTAACGCATATCAAATACTCCAAGTAAACTTGAAGTTTCTCTGTTCTGATAAACCGCTAAAAAGCATTGTAATAACAAGTTCCGTTGCCAAAGAAGGAAAGTCTGACGTGTCTGCAAATCTAGCTGTGACTATGGCTCAAGCAGGCCGTCGAGTGTTGTTGGTGGATGCAGATATGCGTCATCCCATACAGCATCATATCTGGGGGCTAAACAATACAGTTGGACTAAGTAATGTCATTGTAGGTCAAGTTTCTTTAGATGCAGTTGTTCAAGAAGTTATGCCTAATTTAGAGGTTCTTACTTCTGGAGTTTTGCCTCCCAATCCGGTAGCGCTGCTAGATTCTCAACGGATGGCAACATTGATAAGTAACTTTGGTAGAGATTACGATCTAGTTATTTTTGATACTCCACCTCTCTCAGGAATAGCAGATGCTGCTGTTTTAAGCACTCTCACTGACGGTATTCTATTAGTCGTTCGTCCTGGGGTAGTTGACTTGAACAGTGCTAATGCAGCTAAAGAGTTTTTAAATCAGTCAGGTCAGAAGGTGTTAGGGATAGTCATTAATGGTGTGAATATTAAAAACGAGTCTAATAATTATTTACCTGAAAGCAAAAAACGACAAATTGAACAAGATTTAGTCTCTAGCAGTTTAACCAAATTTACCAAAGAGCGTTAA
- a CDS encoding glycosyltransferase family 2 protein: MGINKIKTSCLINNYNYAEFLSEAIDSALNQTIKFDEIIIVDDASTDNSVEAIAKYTQLANVKSILKEKNQGQLSSFNEGFLAATGDIIFFLDADDIYEPQYLETTLNFYNRRNECDFIFCAYKKFGAVEETFQVDTVDLDLGYSVIRTLYSGEWIGSITSTLSIRREIIRKFLPIPNIEDWRVRADDCLIWGASLVGAKKFYMSKPLVMYRIHQNNQYHNKKFLDIDNNYEYKRFWKRNSLFNYILQKNNLTLPLLLAFTSLNELKTIPCPKYEDFISYLKIIFLFEHNFFWKMKGIILLFSYFLKTLMAGKFKML; the protein is encoded by the coding sequence ATGGGTATAAATAAAATCAAAACATCTTGTTTAATTAATAATTACAATTACGCTGAGTTTCTCTCAGAGGCGATTGATAGCGCTTTAAATCAAACTATTAAATTTGATGAAATTATTATTGTTGATGATGCTTCCACAGATAATTCTGTAGAAGCTATTGCTAAATATACTCAATTAGCTAATGTTAAATCTATTTTAAAAGAAAAAAATCAGGGGCAATTATCATCCTTTAACGAAGGGTTTTTAGCTGCGACTGGGGACATTATATTTTTTCTAGATGCCGATGATATTTATGAACCTCAATATTTAGAAACCACCCTAAATTTTTATAATAGACGTAATGAATGTGATTTTATATTTTGTGCCTATAAGAAATTTGGGGCAGTGGAAGAAACATTTCAAGTTGATACCGTTGATTTGGATTTAGGTTATTCAGTCATCAGAACTTTATATAGTGGTGAATGGATTGGCTCCATAACTTCAACATTATCAATACGTAGAGAAATAATTAGAAAATTTTTACCTATTCCCAATATAGAAGATTGGCGTGTAAGGGCTGATGACTGTCTGATATGGGGGGCTTCTTTGGTAGGGGCTAAAAAGTTTTATATGTCTAAACCTTTAGTGATGTATAGAATACATCAAAACAACCAGTATCATAACAAGAAATTCTTAGATATAGACAATAACTATGAATATAAGAGATTTTGGAAACGTAATTCTCTATTTAATTACATTTTGCAAAAAAATAATTTAACTTTACCGTTATTATTGGCTTTTACCTCTCTCAATGAGTTAAAAACAATACCATGTCCAAAATATGAAGATTTTATTTCATACCTGAAAATAATATTTTTGTTTGAGCATAATTTCTTTTGGAAAATGAAGGGCATAATTTTATTATTTAGCTATTTTTTGAAAACTCTAATGGCTGGTAAATTCAAAATGTTGTAG
- a CDS encoding flippase: protein MLSKLKIPSLSKFTSRSGLRAIIANTGWLFADRILRMGASLVVGVWVARYLGVQQYGLFNYTLAFVSLFSPIFTLGLDDVVIRHIIRQSTNREEILGTTFWLKLLGGTASVLFAVSTMFFLGEHETLKISLVAILGMAGIFRATDTIDLWFQSQVQSKYSVIARNIAFLLNTVIKIVLILTKASLLAFAWVTLAEFAMSAIGLLIVYQVKGYSFWLWRWSLSTAKTLLKESLPLIFSGFAIMIFMRIDQVMLGQMIGNSEVGIYSAAVRVSEIWYFIPGAIVSSVAPSIYAAKEKSESLYYQRIGQLLSLMTCISLGIALPMTFLSEKIIIVMFGSGYAEAGPILSVHIWTSFFVFMGLATSPWFIAEGLNHVSLGKTLFGAMLNIILNLFLIPKYGGLGAASATIISQAAATFICNAFDSRTQKIFKIQVRSLLPFYKY, encoded by the coding sequence ATGCTAAGTAAATTAAAAATTCCTAGTTTATCAAAATTTACATCTCGTTCTGGGCTGCGTGCAATTATTGCCAATACAGGTTGGTTGTTTGCTGACCGCATTCTCCGTATGGGTGCAAGCTTGGTTGTAGGAGTATGGGTAGCACGCTACTTAGGAGTACAGCAGTATGGTCTTTTTAACTATACTTTAGCTTTTGTTAGCTTATTTAGCCCAATTTTCACTCTAGGGTTGGATGATGTAGTAATTCGCCATATTATCCGTCAATCAACAAATAGAGAGGAAATTTTAGGAACCACTTTTTGGCTAAAATTGCTTGGTGGAACTGCTTCTGTATTATTTGCAGTTAGCACTATGTTTTTCTTGGGTGAGCATGAAACACTGAAAATATCGCTAGTTGCAATTTTAGGAATGGCAGGAATTTTCAGGGCGACTGATACCATTGATTTGTGGTTTCAATCACAGGTGCAGTCAAAATATAGTGTGATCGCTAGAAACATAGCATTTCTGCTAAATACTGTTATTAAAATCGTACTAATTTTAACAAAAGCATCATTGTTAGCTTTTGCTTGGGTAACATTAGCAGAATTTGCAATGAGTGCAATTGGCTTACTAATTGTTTACCAAGTTAAAGGGTATTCATTCTGGTTATGGCGTTGGAGTTTGTCTACTGCCAAAACCCTTCTTAAAGAGAGTTTACCTCTAATTTTTTCGGGGTTCGCTATCATGATTTTTATGAGAATCGATCAGGTGATGTTAGGTCAAATGATCGGAAATAGTGAGGTTGGAATTTATTCTGCTGCTGTCCGTGTCTCTGAAATTTGGTATTTCATTCCAGGGGCTATTGTTTCTTCTGTTGCTCCTTCAATTTACGCAGCTAAGGAAAAATCAGAAAGTCTTTACTATCAGAGAATAGGACAATTACTCAGTCTAATGACATGTATATCGTTAGGAATCGCTCTGCCAATGACATTCCTATCCGAAAAGATAATTATAGTGATGTTTGGAAGTGGATATGCGGAAGCGGGACCAATATTATCAGTTCATATTTGGACTTCTTTCTTTGTATTTATGGGTCTGGCCACATCACCTTGGTTTATTGCTGAGGGTTTGAACCATGTTTCTTTAGGTAAAACTTTATTCGGGGCGATGCTAAACATTATTCTCAATTTATTCCTTATTCCTAAATATGGTGGACTTGGGGCTGCGAGTGCAACAATAATTTCACAAGCTGCTGCTACTTTTATATGCAATGCATTTGATTCAAGAACACAAAAGATTTTTAAGATTCAGGTGCGATCGCTTCTTCCTTTCTATAAGTATTGA
- a CDS encoding hemolytic protein HlpA-like protein: METPVTFIIFKRPQTTEKVFEAIRQAKPRKLFVIADGARTDREDEAEKCEATRAIIERVDWECEVIKNYSDINLGCAKRVSSGLDWVFNNVEETIILEDDCIPHPTFFRFSEELLEKYRDDTRIATISAQNLQFGRKRTNYSYYFSRYNHCWGWASWRRAWQHYDLTIKLWQEVESENLLHDILVDPKAVSYWRRIFQSVYNNPTGITWDYQWTFACWIQGSLSIIPNVNLISNVGVGADATHFTSNQEFSFINMSMQAMEFPLKHPPYIVRNVEADNFTQKTVYKATILNIFKEEVKKRLNYSTIKK; the protein is encoded by the coding sequence ATGGAAACACCAGTAACTTTTATTATTTTCAAGCGCCCACAAACAACAGAGAAGGTTTTTGAAGCTATTCGCCAAGCCAAACCAAGAAAACTTTTTGTAATTGCAGATGGGGCACGCACCGACCGCGAAGATGAGGCAGAAAAGTGTGAAGCAACTCGCGCAATTATTGAAAGAGTTGATTGGGAATGCGAGGTTATCAAAAATTATTCTGATATCAACTTAGGTTGTGCAAAACGAGTATCTAGTGGTTTAGATTGGGTATTTAATAATGTTGAAGAGACAATTATTTTAGAAGATGATTGTATCCCTCATCCGACATTTTTCAGATTTAGCGAAGAACTGCTAGAAAAATATAGAGACGATACCAGAATTGCCACAATCTCTGCTCAAAATCTTCAATTTGGACGAAAACGCACCAATTACAGTTACTATTTTTCTCGTTACAACCACTGCTGGGGTTGGGCAAGTTGGAGACGTGCTTGGCAGCATTATGATTTGACTATCAAACTCTGGCAAGAAGTGGAATCAGAAAACCTCTTACATGACATTCTTGTCGATCCGAAAGCAGTAAGTTATTGGCGACGAATATTTCAGTCTGTTTATAACAATCCTACAGGTATAACCTGGGATTACCAATGGACATTTGCCTGCTGGATACAGGGTAGCTTAAGCATTATTCCCAATGTAAATTTGATTTCTAATGTTGGCGTTGGGGCGGACGCGACTCACTTCACTTCCAACCAGGAATTTTCGTTCATCAATATGTCGATGCAAGCAATGGAATTTCCTTTAAAACATCCACCGTATATTGTGAGAAATGTAGAGGCAGATAATTTTACTCAGAAAACAGTATATAAAGCAACTATATTGAATATTTTTAAAGAGGAAGTGAAGAAAAGATTGAATTACTCAACGATAAAAAAATAG
- a CDS encoding O-antigen ligase family protein gives MNVKLTEKILTILLLLIAAGVLTIHPAQEVSMSTLGGDKVDTLFNIISYLILFYFLISYWKGFIYVIRKSPLQFLLLAIVIFSILWSEDLSSTLKDIKGLIRIYFLAIYLAVRYPLREQMRLIAWALGAAALLSMIFSAFIPGYIHKSPELVDMWSGIYGHKNELGYMMNWSAGVFLHLALSSYRYRWLMWALCGLSICLIILTRSTTSLAILFTMILLLPFYRSFQKTNYKLQVIMITSALMLLIIFSILLLNNAETVVGTSGKDLTFNGRSDLWELVISKVLERPWLGYGFSGFWTSNAASNLRATYDWASNAHNGFLELLLELGFLGFLTFAAGFIRFFVMALTRIVSVAEKPEDYWPMQMLVIIVIVNFSEARLLTPSWNWLMYVTTSLSLTLSFQRTPIYK, from the coding sequence ATGAACGTAAAGTTAACAGAAAAAATATTAACTATCTTACTACTACTCATTGCAGCAGGGGTATTAACAATACACCCTGCACAAGAAGTTTCTATGTCTACACTTGGAGGCGATAAGGTAGATACTTTGTTCAATATAATTTCATATTTAATATTATTTTATTTTCTAATTTCGTACTGGAAAGGTTTTATTTATGTAATTAGAAAAAGTCCATTACAGTTTCTTTTACTAGCAATAGTTATATTTTCTATATTGTGGTCAGAAGACCTAAGTTCTACTCTAAAAGATATAAAAGGTCTAATCCGAATATATTTTCTTGCAATCTATTTGGCAGTACGTTATCCCCTTAGAGAACAAATGAGGCTAATAGCTTGGGCTCTTGGTGCAGCTGCATTATTGTCTATGATCTTCTCTGCATTCATACCAGGTTATATTCACAAATCACCGGAATTAGTAGATATGTGGAGCGGAATTTATGGTCATAAAAATGAATTAGGTTACATGATGAACTGGAGTGCAGGAGTTTTCTTACATCTGGCCCTTAGTAGTTATCGATATCGCTGGTTAATGTGGGCACTATGTGGGTTATCTATATGTCTAATTATCCTCACACGTTCAACAACATCTTTGGCGATCCTATTTACAATGATATTACTTTTGCCTTTTTATCGATCCTTTCAAAAAACTAATTATAAATTACAAGTTATTATGATTACTTCAGCTCTAATGCTACTCATTATTTTTTCAATATTACTGCTCAATAATGCCGAAACTGTAGTTGGTACTTCTGGTAAAGACCTTACCTTCAATGGACGCTCTGATCTTTGGGAACTAGTGATATCTAAGGTTTTGGAAAGACCTTGGCTAGGTTATGGATTTTCTGGATTTTGGACTAGTAATGCTGCATCTAATCTGAGAGCTACTTATGATTGGGCAAGTAATGCTCACAATGGTTTTTTAGAACTATTGTTAGAATTAGGATTTTTAGGTTTCTTGACTTTTGCAGCAGGATTTATCCGGTTCTTCGTAATGGCACTGACTCGAATTGTTTCGGTGGCAGAAAAACCTGAAGATTATTGGCCAATGCAGATGCTAGTTATCATCGTCATCGTGAATTTTTCAGAAGCAAGATTATTAACTCCCAGTTGGAATTGGTTAATGTATGTCACAACCTCTTTATCTCTGACTCTTAGTTTTCAGCGTACACCAATATATAAATAA
- a CDS encoding class I SAM-dependent methyltransferase translates to MKKLNFGCGHRFSSGWINIDFNSEHPEVIAHNLLQPLPYPKDYFDVIYSSHVLEHFSKDTGEMLIKECYRVLKPQGILRIVVPDLERTCREYLRIIDSIKNEEARKQYEWVIIELIDQLVRTEQGGLMKTYWREVLENNDEPSITYVEERTGVKIKEEIANNNTSSLLEKIFNINQNKLRNKFKYLYIDMVKKLIPRYVRKSMIDETSLGEKHKWMYDSYSMKTLFERVGFSDIKFMDAHTSDIPNFSNEVLDINADGAVYLPGSLYCEGIKPNN, encoded by the coding sequence ATGAAAAAGTTAAATTTTGGATGTGGACACAGATTTTCTTCTGGATGGATCAATATAGATTTTAATTCTGAGCATCCTGAAGTAATTGCTCATAATTTACTGCAACCACTTCCATATCCTAAAGATTATTTCGATGTAATTTATAGCAGTCATGTCCTAGAGCATTTCTCTAAAGACACAGGAGAAATGCTGATTAAAGAATGCTATAGAGTTCTCAAACCTCAAGGCATTTTACGCATCGTTGTTCCTGACTTAGAACGAACATGCCGTGAATACTTAAGAATTATCGACAGTATTAAAAACGAGGAAGCAAGGAAACAATATGAATGGGTTATTATTGAGTTAATCGATCAATTGGTAAGAACAGAACAAGGCGGATTGATGAAAACTTATTGGCGGGAAGTGCTTGAAAACAATGATGAGCCATCCATCACCTATGTAGAAGAAAGAACAGGTGTTAAAATCAAAGAAGAGATAGCAAATAATAATACTTCTTCTTTGTTAGAAAAGATATTTAATATCAATCAAAATAAACTCAGAAACAAATTCAAATACCTCTATATTGACATGGTAAAGAAGTTAATACCACGCTATGTCCGCAAGTCTATGATAGATGAAACATCCTTGGGTGAAAAACATAAGTGGATGTATGATAGCTATAGTATGAAAACGCTCTTTGAAAGAGTTGGTTTTTCAGATATTAAATTTATGGATGCCCATACAAGTGATATTCCAAACTTTAGTAATGAAGTCTTGGATATTAATGCTGATGGGGCAGTATATCTACCAGGCTCGCTATATTGTGAGGGCATAAAGCCAAACAACTAA
- a CDS encoding glycosyltransferase family 4 protein, translated as MKVLLLSTQDVAGGAARAAYRLHKGLQNINLQSQMLVQEKYTDDKTVIAPNIRLLQGIAKAKLTLETLPLKLYSQKQNTPFFIQWLPDRVISQVAQINPDIINLHWVSAAFMQIETIAKLKRPLVWTIHDMWAFTGGCSYTGDCDRYQISCGACPQLNSKKDCDLSHWVWQRKTKALKNLNLTIVSPGSWLAECAKSSSLFKNLRIEVIPNGLDTQKYKPVDQGLARELLNLPLDKQLILFGALDATNDSRKGFHYLQPALQEFSKSGWKDKLEIVVFGASQPENPPDLGFKTHYLGHLYDDISLATVYSAADVMLVPSLQESFGQTASESLACGTPVVAFNSTGLKDIVDHQQNGYLAKPYEIEDFAKGIAWVLENEQRLEKLSFYAREKAEQEFTLELQARRYSALFQEILMTAKKSSFRN; from the coding sequence ATGAAGGTTTTGCTCCTTAGTACCCAGGATGTGGCAGGTGGTGCGGCTCGTGCTGCATATCGGTTGCACAAAGGTTTACAAAATATTAACTTACAATCACAAATGCTGGTGCAAGAAAAATATACTGATGACAAAACAGTAATTGCACCTAATATCAGATTATTGCAAGGCATCGCTAAGGCAAAGTTGACATTGGAAACTTTACCTTTAAAACTTTATTCTCAAAAGCAAAATACTCCATTTTTTATTCAATGGTTGCCAGATAGAGTTATTTCTCAAGTTGCTCAGATTAATCCAGATATAATCAATTTGCATTGGGTTAGCGCAGCTTTTATGCAAATAGAAACTATTGCTAAACTAAAGCGCCCTTTGGTCTGGACAATTCATGATATGTGGGCATTTACTGGAGGATGTAGCTACACTGGGGATTGCGATCGTTACCAAATCTCCTGTGGAGCCTGTCCTCAACTGAACAGCAAAAAGGATTGTGATTTATCCCATTGGGTATGGCAACGTAAAACCAAAGCTTTGAAAAATTTAAATCTGACCATTGTTTCGCCAGGTTCTTGGTTAGCCGAATGCGCCAAATCTAGTTCTTTGTTTAAAAATTTACGAATTGAAGTAATTCCCAATGGGTTGGATACTCAAAAATATAAACCCGTCGATCAAGGTTTAGCGCGAGAACTACTGAATTTACCTCTGGATAAACAACTCATTTTATTTGGAGCATTAGATGCAACCAATGACTCTAGAAAAGGTTTTCATTACCTGCAACCAGCACTACAAGAATTTAGCAAATCTGGCTGGAAAGATAAGTTAGAGATCGTTGTTTTCGGTGCATCTCAACCTGAAAATCCACCTGATTTGGGCTTCAAAACCCACTATTTGGGACATTTATATGATGATATATCTTTAGCAACTGTTTACTCAGCAGCTGATGTGATGCTTGTGCCGTCTCTGCAAGAATCTTTTGGACAGACAGCTTCTGAATCACTCGCTTGTGGTACTCCAGTTGTTGCATTTAATTCTACTGGCTTAAAAGATATTGTCGATCATCAGCAAAACGGCTATTTAGCTAAACCTTATGAAATTGAGGATTTTGCCAAAGGAATTGCCTGGGTACTTGAAAATGAGCAGAGATTAGAAAAGCTGTCATTTTATGCTCGCGAGAAAGCAGAACAAGAATTTACTCTAGAACTTCAAGCGCGTCGTTATTCAGCTTTATTTCAGGAAATATTGATGACAGCAAAGAAATCTTCATTTAGGAACTGA
- a CDS encoding glycosyltransferase family 2 protein, translating into MKQANLAIVMTCHNRRNTTLACLHTLYEQKNHFDVYLTDDGSSDGTAQAIKAEYPEVHILQGNGNLFWVGGMHLAFGEAIKNQYDYYLWLNDDTFLEANAVSKLLQIHQNLTEQGYPDSIVVGSTKDPMTGKATYGGAVKSKKWYSNKFEFLEPSSVIKKCDAMYGNCVLIPEAVAAKIGNIDTAFIHSLGDLDYALRARKLGCQIWVAPGYIGSCTKNSIRNSWVDTNLSILQRLKKALQIKGFPLKPWTVFCIRHSGPLWIFYWFLPYIRAIIGYKDLAISPTFSDDISQTNSKI; encoded by the coding sequence ATGAAACAAGCAAATTTAGCTATAGTTATGACCTGTCATAACAGGCGTAATACCACTCTTGCCTGTCTACATACTTTATATGAGCAAAAAAATCATTTTGATGTTTATTTAACTGATGATGGTAGCTCTGATGGAACTGCACAGGCTATCAAAGCAGAATACCCAGAGGTACACATTCTTCAGGGTAATGGAAATTTATTTTGGGTGGGAGGAATGCATCTCGCCTTTGGTGAGGCGATAAAAAATCAATATGACTATTATCTGTGGTTGAATGATGACACATTTCTAGAAGCTAATGCTGTTAGTAAATTATTACAGATTCATCAAAATTTGACGGAACAAGGTTATCCAGACTCAATTGTAGTTGGTTCAACTAAAGACCCAATGACAGGAAAAGCAACCTATGGAGGAGCAGTAAAATCTAAAAAGTGGTATTCCAATAAGTTTGAATTTTTAGAACCAAGTTCGGTTATTAAAAAATGCGATGCTATGTATGGTAACTGTGTGCTAATTCCTGAAGCTGTTGCGGCAAAAATTGGCAATATTGATACAGCTTTTATTCACAGTTTAGGAGACTTAGATTATGCGCTCAGAGCGCGTAAATTAGGTTGTCAAATATGGGTAGCCCCTGGGTATATTGGTAGCTGTACAAAAAATTCTATCCGCAATAGTTGGGTAGATACTAATTTGAGTATATTACAACGCTTGAAAAAGGCGCTGCAAATTAAAGGATTTCCATTAAAACCCTGGACTGTATTTTGTATCAGACACTCTGGGCCATTATGGATATTTTACTGGTTTTTACCCTATATTAGAGCAATTATTGGTTACAAAGATTTGGCAATTTCTCCTACATTTTCTGATGACATCAGCCAAACTAACTCGAAAATTTGA